A portion of the Bacteroides faecium genome contains these proteins:
- a CDS encoding TonB-dependent receptor plug domain-containing protein, producing MKEHNIRDLADCCYLRTLCVLSVKKIGIALLLSIVIPFSVIHAEDKKENYTHATQKTTAETLELSRDTVKPSYVLQQIDGAELAKVKDASFVNSLTGRLAGVTINSVASGMGGANKVLWRGYRSFMGTNNVLYALDGVPMLRLEPDQLSDIYSGAGQTGDGISFLSADDIENVYMLSAAAASVLYGSQSANGVMMIDTKKAHPGKFSVNVGNSTTFSSPFVMPEFQQTYEAMWGDKLRNKSSWNPVDFFRTGHCINNNLSVSYGNEYNQTRFSAAMMNNAGIIPNNDVDRYNLSLRNTSSLLNHNLKLDVNLKYAHTAEQNMLSQGMYSNPLLPVYLVPDILLRHDETSYPGGTFLPGYTYKDYFERYDSELGANVQYWPDGDRGLGMQNPYWVINRNMFNRKKSRLLAGISAAYKIASWLDVSFSAHYDHDSETGTQKFYASTIPQLAGRLGSYYENKAGIGQLYSNLVFNVRKSVGDFSINAHLGTSFRNATFDYTDAGGNLRSLNNFGLSDLEDDLSFLWKREYIDRNTATFLLAQFGYKQWFSLDLGGRCEWLDFRMDDTSLFSGKCFYPSMGVSVVPTEWMPGNRGTFLSYLKVGYTYSENGNSSELRLPLGRRDRVDDERLKNNIWDNERTKTHEVGLNMSFFNNKVDVDAKIYKSSTLGLFLGMPHTVVSAGSTVYLVADDNSIENKGIELSLGTNMYLGPVKWNGRFVYSLNKNEIKKLNGLTYQGEDTNLSPEELTTFRNKYCSVKVKEGGSIGDVYVSDFERDAQGNAIVRDGTYIRQSENAVYAGNVNPKYTMGLVNNFAWKGLELGFVINARFGGIGVSLTQETMDAYGVSENVAAAREQGGVWVNGELMEARNYYYSSVGTMYVYDATNIRLAEMSIAYHIPVNRWVKWIQDVRVALVGRNLLMLYNKAPFDPESTASTGTWYQGIDFFRQPSYRNMGFSVNLTF from the coding sequence ATGAAAGAACACAACATAAGAGACTTGGCTGATTGCTGTTATTTACGTACTTTGTGTGTATTATCGGTGAAAAAGATTGGAATAGCTTTATTGCTTTCGATTGTCATCCCTTTTTCTGTGATTCATGCAGAGGATAAAAAGGAGAATTATACTCATGCTACACAAAAAACTACAGCAGAAACGCTGGAGCTTTCGCGGGATACAGTGAAGCCATCGTATGTCTTACAACAGATTGATGGCGCAGAGTTGGCGAAAGTGAAAGATGCAAGTTTTGTGAATTCTCTGACAGGGAGATTGGCGGGAGTAACCATCAATTCCGTAGCGTCAGGGATGGGAGGAGCAAACAAGGTATTATGGCGTGGCTATCGTTCTTTTATGGGTACAAACAATGTGTTGTACGCATTAGATGGAGTTCCGATGTTGCGGCTGGAGCCGGATCAGCTTTCTGATATTTATTCAGGTGCGGGGCAAACAGGTGATGGGATCTCTTTCCTTTCCGCAGATGATATAGAAAATGTTTATATGCTGAGTGCTGCTGCGGCATCCGTATTATATGGTAGCCAGTCGGCAAATGGAGTGATGATGATTGATACTAAAAAAGCTCATCCTGGTAAATTCTCTGTGAATGTGGGCAACAGTACTACTTTTAGTTCTCCTTTTGTTATGCCCGAATTTCAACAGACTTATGAGGCAATGTGGGGAGATAAGTTGCGGAATAAATCTTCGTGGAACCCTGTGGATTTCTTTCGTACAGGACATTGTATCAACAATAATTTGAGTGTGTCGTATGGGAATGAATATAATCAGACTCGTTTTTCGGCTGCTATGATGAACAATGCCGGTATTATTCCTAATAATGATGTAGACCGCTATAATTTGTCATTGCGTAATACATCTTCGTTGCTAAATCATAATTTGAAATTGGATGTAAATCTGAAGTATGCTCACACTGCTGAACAGAATATGCTTTCGCAAGGAATGTATAGCAATCCTTTATTGCCTGTTTATCTTGTTCCGGATATACTGCTACGTCATGACGAAACTTCATATCCCGGTGGTACTTTTTTGCCTGGTTATACTTATAAAGATTATTTTGAACGCTATGATTCGGAACTGGGTGCTAACGTACAATATTGGCCTGACGGCGATAGAGGTTTGGGAATGCAAAATCCTTATTGGGTGATAAACCGTAATATGTTTAACCGGAAGAAGTCTCGCCTGCTGGCAGGAATAAGTGCCGCATACAAGATTGCTTCATGGCTTGACGTATCGTTTTCAGCGCATTACGATCATGATAGCGAGACTGGTACGCAGAAATTCTATGCGTCTACTATCCCTCAACTTGCCGGTCGATTAGGTTCATATTATGAGAACAAAGCTGGAATAGGCCAACTCTATTCGAACCTGGTGTTTAATGTTCGTAAGAGTGTGGGGGATTTCTCTATAAACGCACATTTGGGGACTTCTTTTAGAAATGCTACATTTGATTATACTGATGCGGGCGGTAATTTGCGGAGCTTGAATAATTTTGGCCTGTCCGATTTGGAGGATGATCTTTCATTTCTTTGGAAGAGGGAATATATAGATAGAAATACGGCTACGTTTCTGCTTGCACAGTTCGGATATAAGCAGTGGTTTAGCCTTGATTTGGGTGGCCGCTGTGAATGGCTTGACTTTCGGATGGACGATACTTCACTTTTCTCAGGCAAATGTTTTTATCCCTCTATGGGGGTGTCGGTGGTTCCCACAGAGTGGATGCCTGGTAATAGAGGCACATTTCTTTCTTACTTGAAAGTGGGTTACACTTACAGTGAAAACGGAAATAGCTCAGAACTTCGTCTCCCTTTGGGGCGAAGAGATAGAGTGGATGATGAACGTTTAAAGAATAATATTTGGGATAATGAGCGTACAAAGACGCATGAAGTGGGATTGAATATGTCTTTCTTCAATAATAAGGTCGATGTGGATGCTAAAATATACAAGTCCTCTACGTTAGGTTTGTTTTTGGGTATGCCTCATACTGTTGTTTCGGCAGGAAGTACGGTTTATTTGGTTGCGGATGATAATAGTATAGAGAATAAGGGAATAGAACTGTCGTTGGGAACAAATATGTATTTGGGACCAGTAAAGTGGAACGGACGGTTTGTTTATTCCCTGAATAAAAATGAAATAAAGAAATTGAACGGACTTACTTATCAGGGGGAGGACACCAATCTTTCACCGGAAGAACTGACGACTTTTCGGAATAAATATTGCAGCGTAAAGGTAAAGGAGGGCGGTTCGATAGGTGACGTTTATGTCTCTGATTTTGAAAGGGATGCTCAAGGAAATGCCATTGTTCGGGATGGAACTTATATCCGGCAGAGTGAAAACGCGGTTTATGCCGGTAACGTCAATCCCAAATATACAATGGGACTGGTAAATAACTTTGCGTGGAAAGGGTTGGAACTCGGTTTTGTTATTAATGCTCGTTTCGGTGGAATAGGCGTGTCGCTCACTCAAGAAACAATGGATGCTTATGGGGTGTCGGAAAATGTCGCTGCTGCCCGCGAACAAGGCGGGGTTTGGGTGAATGGTGAATTGATGGAAGCGCGCAATTATTATTATTCCAGCGTAGGAACGATGTATGTGTATGACGCCACCAACATCCGCCTTGCCGAAATGTCGATAGCCTATCATATTCCCGTCAACCGATGGGTAAAGTGGATACAAGACGTGCGGGTGGCGTTAGTGGGGCGTAACTTGCTTATGTTATACAATAAAGCTCCGTTTGACCCGGAATCTACGGCAAGCACCGGAACCTGGTATCAGGGTATTGATTTCTTCCGTCAACCCAGTTACAGGAATATGGGCTTTTCCGTTAACCTTACTTTTTAA
- a CDS encoding methyltransferase domain-containing protein, whose translation MEKLSINACPVCGSTHLKRVMTCTDFYASGEQFELYSCEDCGFTFTQGVPVEAEIGKYYETPDYISHTDTRKGAMNNIYHYVRSYMLGRKARLVAREAHRKTGRLLDIGTGTGYFAHTMVRRGWKVEAVEKNPQAREFAKEHFELKVKPESALKEFAPDSFDVITLWHVMEHLEHLNETWEMLRELLTEKGVLIVAVPNCSSYDAQRYGEYWAAYDVPRHLWHFTPGTIQQLASRHGFIMAARHPMPFDAFYVSMLSEKHRGSSNSFLKGMYAGTLAWFSALGRKERSSSMIYVFRKKR comes from the coding sequence ATGGAGAAACTCAGTATAAATGCTTGTCCGGTGTGTGGCAGTACGCACTTGAAACGCGTCATGACTTGTACGGATTTTTATGCTTCGGGCGAACAGTTTGAACTGTATTCGTGTGAGGACTGCGGATTTACATTCACGCAAGGCGTTCCCGTAGAAGCAGAGATAGGCAAGTATTATGAGACTCCCGACTACATCTCCCACACGGATACGCGCAAGGGCGCGATGAATAACATTTACCATTATGTACGTTCCTATATGCTGGGCCGCAAAGCGCGTCTGGTAGCTAGAGAGGCGCATCGTAAGACGGGGCGTTTGCTCGATATAGGTACGGGAACCGGTTATTTCGCCCATACAATGGTGCGTCGTGGTTGGAAAGTGGAAGCGGTGGAGAAAAACCCGCAGGCACGCGAATTTGCGAAAGAGCATTTCGAACTGAAAGTAAAGCCTGAATCGGCTTTGAAGGAGTTTGCTCCCGATAGCTTTGATGTAATCACCCTTTGGCACGTGATGGAACATTTGGAGCACCTCAACGAAACCTGGGAGATGCTTCGTGAATTGCTGACGGAAAAAGGCGTGCTGATTGTGGCAGTGCCCAACTGCTCTTCTTATGACGCGCAACGTTACGGTGAATATTGGGCGGCTTATGACGTTCCCCGCCATCTCTGGCATTTCACTCCCGGCACTATACAGCAGTTGGCTTCCCGCCACGGATTTATTATGGCGGCACGTCATCCGATGCCGTTCGATGCGTTCTACGTATCCATGTTGAGCGAGAAGCACCGCGGCAGTTCGAACAGTTTTCTGAAAGGAATGTATGCCGGAACGCTTGCCTGGTTCAGTGCTTTGGGAAGGAAAGAGCGGAGTAGTTCTATGATTTACGTATTCCGAAAAAAGAGATAG
- a CDS encoding cell division protein FtsX, translating into MGSKNKYKSGSVFDMQFITSSISTTLVLLLLGLVVFFVLTAHNLSVYVRENISFSILISDDMKEADILKLQKKLNQEPFVKQSEYISKKQALKEQTEAMGTDPEEFLGYNPFTASLEIKLHSDYANSDSIAKIENLVKKNSNIQDVLYRKELIDAVNDNIRNISLVLLALAVVLTFISFALINNTIRLAIYSKRFLIHTMKLVGASWGFIRGPFLRKNVWSGVLAATIADAILMGTAYWAVTYEQELLQVITPEVMLIVCASVLVFGIVITWLCAYFSMNKYLRMKANSLYYI; encoded by the coding sequence ATGGGAAGTAAAAACAAATATAAGTCAGGTTCGGTGTTCGACATGCAGTTCATCACGTCGAGTATCAGTACGACACTGGTGTTGCTGCTGCTCGGGCTGGTGGTTTTTTTCGTGCTGACGGCGCATAATCTTTCTGTGTATGTCCGCGAGAATATTAGTTTTTCTATTCTTATCAGTGACGATATGAAGGAAGCCGATATTCTGAAACTTCAGAAGAAACTGAATCAGGAGCCTTTCGTGAAGCAATCCGAATATATCTCTAAAAAACAGGCTTTGAAGGAGCAGACGGAAGCGATGGGAACCGATCCCGAGGAATTCCTGGGTTATAATCCCTTTACTGCGTCTCTGGAAATCAAGCTCCATTCCGACTATGCCAATTCCGACAGCATTGCGAAAATAGAGAATTTGGTGAAGAAAAATTCCAATATACAGGATGTACTTTACCGGAAAGAACTGATTGATGCCGTGAATGACAACATACGGAATATCAGCTTGGTGCTGCTTGCTTTGGCGGTGGTGCTCACTTTTATTTCTTTTGCCTTGATAAACAATACGATAAGACTTGCCATCTATTCCAAGCGATTCCTCATTCATACGATGAAGTTGGTAGGGGCGAGTTGGGGATTTATCCGGGGACCGTTTCTCCGGAAAAACGTGTGGAGCGGTGTGCTGGCGGCTACGATTGCCGATGCCATATTGATGGGAACTGCCTATTGGGCTGTGACGTACGAGCAGGAACTGCTTCAGGTTATCACGCCCGAAGTCATGTTGATAGTATGCGCAAGCGTATTAGTGTTTGGAATTGTAATAACATGGCTATGCGCCTACTTCTCGATGAACAAGTATCTGAGAATGAAAGCGAACAGCCTATACTATATTTAA
- a CDS encoding DUF3098 domain-containing protein has product MSDKRKFAFDKMNFILLAIGMAIVIIGFLLMSGPSSSETVFEPDIFSVRRIKVAPVVCLFGFLSMIYAVLRKPKMTEVPKIKEE; this is encoded by the coding sequence ATGTCTGACAAGCGGAAATTTGCCTTTGATAAAATGAACTTTATCTTGCTCGCGATAGGAATGGCGATTGTTATTATCGGTTTCCTGTTGATGTCGGGACCCTCGTCGTCCGAAACGGTTTTCGAACCGGATATTTTCAGTGTACGCAGAATAAAGGTGGCGCCTGTCGTTTGCCTGTTTGGTTTTTTGTCTATGATATACGCTGTATTGCGTAAACCTAAAATGACTGAAGTGCCTAAAATTAAAGAAGAATAA
- a CDS encoding undecaprenyl-diphosphate phosphatase: protein MSWLEALILGLIQGLTEYLPVSSSGHLAIGSALFGIQGEENLAFTIVVHVATVCSTLVILWKEIDWIFRGLFKFQMNDETRYVINILISMIPIGIVGVFFKDYVEAIFGSGLLIVGCMLLLTAALLTFSYYYKPRQKEKISMKDALIIGIAQACAVMPGLSRSGSTIATGLLLGDNKAKLAQFSFLMVIPPILGEALLDGMKMMKGEDVVGDIPALSLIVGFLAAFVAGCLACKWMINVVKKGKLIYFAIYCAIAGLVTIILS, encoded by the coding sequence ATGAGTTGGTTAGAAGCATTAATCCTTGGACTGATTCAGGGATTGACTGAGTATTTACCCGTAAGCAGCAGTGGTCATCTGGCCATCGGGTCAGCATTGTTCGGGATACAGGGTGAAGAGAATTTGGCATTCACGATTGTGGTGCATGTGGCTACGGTATGCAGCACGCTGGTGATTTTATGGAAGGAGATAGACTGGATTTTCCGCGGGTTGTTCAAGTTCCAGATGAACGATGAGACGCGGTATGTCATCAATATATTGATTTCAATGATACCGATTGGTATTGTAGGAGTGTTCTTTAAGGATTATGTGGAAGCGATTTTTGGTTCGGGACTGCTGATTGTGGGTTGTATGTTGCTGTTGACTGCCGCCCTGCTGACTTTCTCTTATTACTATAAGCCGCGTCAGAAGGAAAAAATCTCGATGAAGGATGCTTTGATTATCGGTATCGCGCAGGCTTGCGCAGTCATGCCGGGATTGTCCCGCTCGGGTTCTACCATTGCTACGGGGCTTCTGTTGGGTGATAACAAGGCGAAACTGGCACAATTCTCTTTCCTGATGGTTATTCCGCCTATTTTGGGAGAAGCGCTGCTTGATGGAATGAAGATGATGAAGGGCGAAGATGTGGTAGGTGATATTCCTGCGTTGTCGCTGATTGTCGGTTTCCTGGCTGCTTTCGTGGCGGGTTGCCTGGCTTGTAAGTGGATGATTAATGTGGTGAAGAAAGGAAAACTGATCTATTTCGCTATCTATTGCGCGATAGCAGGATTGGTAACGATTATATTGAGCTAA
- the truB gene encoding tRNA pseudouridine(55) synthase TruB, which produces MNFKKGEVLFFNKPLGWTSFKVVGHVRYHICRRIGVKKLKVGHAGTLDPLATGVMIVCTGKATKRIEEFQYQTKEYVATLRLGATTPSYDLEHEIDVTYPTEHITREMVEEVLTRFIGTIEQVPPAFSACMVDGKRAYELARKGEEVELKAKQLVIDEIELLECRLDAPEPMIQIRVVCSKGTYIRALARDIGEALRSGAHLTGLVRTRVGDVRLEDCLNPEHFKEWIDGQEIENEEENN; this is translated from the coding sequence ATGAATTTTAAAAAAGGAGAAGTACTGTTTTTTAATAAGCCTCTTGGCTGGACTTCATTTAAGGTAGTAGGACATGTCCGTTATCATATTTGTCGCCGGATAGGGGTGAAAAAACTAAAAGTCGGTCATGCCGGCACGCTGGACCCTCTTGCGACAGGGGTAATGATTGTATGCACAGGCAAGGCAACGAAGAGAATAGAAGAGTTTCAATATCAAACGAAGGAGTATGTCGCTACACTCCGGTTGGGCGCTACCACCCCGTCGTATGATTTGGAACACGAGATAGATGTCACCTACCCTACTGAACATATCACGCGGGAGATGGTGGAAGAAGTGCTGACGCGCTTTATCGGTACGATAGAACAGGTGCCGCCTGCTTTCTCTGCCTGTATGGTGGATGGAAAGCGTGCTTACGAACTGGCGAGAAAAGGCGAGGAAGTAGAACTAAAGGCGAAGCAGCTTGTTATCGACGAGATTGAATTGCTGGAATGCCGCTTGGACGCTCCGGAGCCGATGATTCAAATACGTGTCGTATGCAGCAAAGGAACGTATATCCGTGCCTTGGCCCGTGACATTGGTGAAGCGCTTCGTAGCGGAGCACATCTGACAGGACTGGTTCGTACCCGTGTAGGTGACGTCCGGTTGGAAGACTGCCTGAATCCCGAACACTTTAAAGAGTGGATTGACGGACAGGAAATAGAAAATGAGGAAGAAAATAATTAA
- the queA gene encoding tRNA preQ1(34) S-adenosylmethionine ribosyltransferase-isomerase QueA has product MKLSQFKFKLPEDKIALHPMKYRDESRLMVLHRNTGKIEHKMFKEVLDYFDDKDVFIFNDTKVFPARLYGNKEKTGARIEVFLLRELNEELRLWDVLVDPARKIRIGNKLYFGPDDSMVAEVIDNTTSRGRTLRFLYDGPHDEFKKALYELGETPLPHTIINRPVEPEDAERFQSIFAKNEGAVTAPTASLHFSRELMKRLEIKGVDFAYITLHAGLGNFRDIDVEDLTKHKMDSEQMFVDAAAVKAVNRAKDSGKNVCAVGTTVMRAIESAVSTDGHLKEFEGWTNKFIFPPYEFTVANSMISNFHMPLSTLLMIVAAFGGYEQVMDAYHVALKEGYRFGTYGDAMLILDK; this is encoded by the coding sequence ATGAAATTATCACAATTCAAATTTAAGTTACCCGAGGATAAGATCGCTCTACATCCTATGAAATATAGGGATGAGTCTCGTTTGATGGTATTGCATCGTAATACAGGTAAGATTGAGCACAAGATGTTCAAGGAAGTTCTGGACTACTTTGATGACAAGGATGTGTTTATATTTAATGATACGAAGGTGTTCCCCGCTCGCTTGTACGGTAACAAGGAGAAGACGGGTGCTCGCATCGAAGTATTCTTGTTGCGTGAATTGAATGAAGAACTCCGCTTGTGGGACGTATTGGTAGACCCTGCCCGTAAGATTCGTATCGGTAACAAGCTGTATTTCGGCCCGGACGATTCAATGGTGGCCGAAGTTATTGATAATACTACTTCCCGTGGACGTACGCTCCGTTTCCTTTATGACGGACCTCACGACGAGTTCAAAAAAGCGTTGTATGAATTGGGTGAAACTCCGCTGCCACATACGATCATTAACCGTCCCGTAGAGCCGGAAGATGCAGAACGTTTCCAGTCTATCTTTGCGAAGAACGAAGGTGCGGTGACTGCTCCGACTGCCAGCCTGCATTTCAGCCGTGAATTGATGAAGCGTTTGGAAATCAAGGGAGTGGACTTTGCATATATCACCTTGCATGCTGGTTTGGGTAACTTCCGCGACATCGACGTGGAAGACTTGACGAAGCATAAGATGGATTCGGAACAGATGTTTGTAGATGCAGCTGCAGTGAAAGCTGTTAATCGTGCCAAAGATAGCGGAAAGAATGTGTGTGCGGTAGGTACGACAGTGATGCGTGCCATCGAAAGCGCAGTCAGCACCGACGGGCATTTGAAGGAATTTGAAGGATGGACGAACAAGTTTATCTTCCCGCCGTATGAATTTACGGTTGCCAATTCAATGATTTCCAACTTCCATATGCCGCTTTCCACGCTGTTGATGATTGTAGCTGCTTTCGGTGGTTATGAGCAGGTGATGGATGCTTATCACGTAGCATTGAAGGAAGGTTACCGTTTCGGTACCTACGGAGATGCAATGCTGATTCTGGACAAATAA
- the folK gene encoding 2-amino-4-hydroxy-6-hydroxymethyldihydropteridine diphosphokinase: protein MAKVYVGLGTNLGDKEQNLRDAVQKIEEQIGKVISLSAFYVTAPWGFASENSFLNAAACVETELSPLAVLQETQAIERELGRTKKSVDGVYSDRLIDIDLLLYEDLVLSVTSPSGAELNLPHPLMTERDFVMLPLAEIEPELVHPVLGKTMKEISSGMKKRLD, encoded by the coding sequence ATGGCAAAAGTATATGTAGGGCTCGGCACAAACCTGGGAGATAAAGAACAGAATCTTCGGGATGCCGTGCAAAAGATAGAAGAGCAGATAGGGAAAGTCATTTCCCTGTCTGCTTTTTACGTTACCGCCCCTTGGGGCTTTGCTTCTGAGAATAGTTTCCTGAATGCAGCGGCTTGTGTAGAGACGGAATTGTCTCCTTTGGCGGTATTGCAGGAGACACAGGCGATTGAACGAGAATTGGGGCGTACAAAAAAGTCCGTTGACGGAGTGTATAGCGACCGTCTGATTGATATTGACCTCTTACTTTATGAAGATTTAGTGCTTTCTGTAACCTCTCCGTCGGGTGCGGAACTGAATCTCCCCCACCCTTTAATGACAGAACGGGATTTTGTAATGCTGCCGTTGGCAGAGATTGAGCCGGAGTTGGTACACCCGGTATTGGGGAAAACGATGAAAGAGATTAGCAGCGGAATGAAGAAGCGGCTGGATTGA
- a CDS encoding sigma-70 family RNA polymerase sigma factor: protein MKVKQGNKELLEKEFEEFFQANYSRFYYYALRYIPDSETCKDLVGDSFQFMWERIETFRMDTALTYMYTHLHHLCIDYLRRQEKQEDNKQSYLSMLREWNDDDRRESEARIVVIMRLIEEMPPLTRTVMEQCYVYKKMYREVAQLTGLSESGVRKHVMKGLNIIRQYFSVKYKKGGNYSD from the coding sequence ATGAAGGTAAAGCAGGGCAACAAAGAATTGTTAGAAAAAGAGTTTGAAGAATTCTTTCAAGCAAATTATTCTCGTTTTTATTATTATGCCCTGCGATATATTCCTGATTCTGAGACTTGTAAGGATTTGGTTGGCGACTCGTTCCAATTTATGTGGGAGCGGATTGAAACTTTTCGGATGGATACGGCACTCACCTATATGTACACTCATTTACATCATCTCTGCATAGATTATCTTCGGCGTCAGGAAAAGCAGGAAGATAACAAACAGTCTTACTTGTCGATGCTTCGTGAGTGGAACGATGACGACCGACGGGAAAGTGAGGCGCGTATTGTTGTTATTATGCGATTGATAGAGGAAATGCCGCCCCTGACACGTACGGTGATGGAACAATGTTATGTTTATAAGAAAATGTATCGCGAAGTGGCACAGTTGACCGGTCTTTCGGAAAGTGGTGTGCGCAAACATGTGATGAAAGGGCTGAACATTATTCGGCAGTATTTTTCTGTAAAGTATAAAAAAGGTGGTAATTATAGTGACTAA
- a CDS encoding FecR family protein, translated as MSEQDNKQDSNCCEDYQDVSTPQEERLQYECEQAFLRLQFEEPSGAEEWKKFSSRVQQEKKKSRKLRSFILFSVSAAALLIAVFLLWSNVATTLHEKQVAVLVKTEPVKQASVIEEDISSEEKTETPLPNISKARIEKEGVVLSATEADYTRASVEKVCRNIVSIPRGQVYKIVLSDGTEVWMNASSRLSFPTRFSGSRRTVTLEGEAYFKVARDEQHPFVIITDKMTTEVLGTEFNVKAYKDSEAHVTLVQGSVKVHLPGIDREVLLVPGDDITCTDDDFQVHQVNVSYYTYWMEGYFYYDNVHLSDILKDLGRWYNVTIEMEQDSLLEEQRLHFVADRSETIDSVIENLNLYQYLSVTKDGENKITVRKRE; from the coding sequence ATGAGTGAGCAAGATAATAAACAAGATAGTAACTGTTGTGAGGATTATCAGGACGTAAGTACTCCCCAGGAGGAGCGTTTGCAGTATGAGTGCGAGCAGGCATTTCTCCGTTTGCAGTTTGAAGAACCATCAGGCGCAGAGGAGTGGAAGAAGTTCAGCAGCCGTGTCCAGCAAGAAAAGAAGAAGTCCCGGAAACTCCGGTCATTTATATTGTTCTCCGTTTCCGCAGCAGCTTTGCTGATTGCTGTATTTTTACTGTGGAGCAATGTGGCGACTACGTTGCACGAGAAGCAAGTGGCAGTGTTGGTGAAGACGGAGCCGGTGAAACAGGCTTCCGTGATTGAGGAGGATATCTCTTCGGAAGAAAAGACAGAAACGCCTTTGCCAAATATCTCAAAGGCGAGGATTGAGAAAGAAGGGGTGGTGCTTTCGGCTACCGAAGCCGACTATACCCGTGCGTCTGTTGAAAAAGTATGCCGTAATATTGTCTCTATTCCCCGTGGGCAGGTTTATAAGATTGTGCTGAGTGACGGGACGGAAGTATGGATGAATGCATCCAGCCGCCTTTCTTTTCCTACACGTTTCTCCGGTTCCCGGCGTACTGTGACTCTTGAAGGAGAGGCGTATTTCAAGGTGGCGCGTGACGAACAGCATCCTTTTGTGATTATTACGGATAAAATGACGACTGAAGTGTTGGGAACGGAGTTCAATGTGAAAGCATATAAAGATTCTGAGGCACACGTCACGTTGGTGCAAGGTTCGGTGAAAGTACATCTTCCCGGAATTGACCGGGAAGTTCTGCTGGTTCCCGGCGATGACATTACCTGTACGGATGACGATTTTCAGGTTCACCAGGTGAATGTGAGCTATTATACTTATTGGATGGAAGGTTATTTCTATTATGATAATGTTCATCTGAGCGACATCCTGAAAGATTTGGGACGCTGGTATAACGTGACGATAGAGATGGAGCAGGATTCCTTGCTTGAAGAGCAGCGCCTTCATTTCGTTGCCGACAGGAGCGAGACCATAGACAGTGTCATTGAAAATCTGAACCTTTACCAATATCTTTCCGTAACAAAGGACGGAGAAAATAAAATAACTGTTCGTAAGCGCGAATAA